The nucleotide sequence TCGATGACCACCTCGACGGATTCACTAGCACACGACAGCCTCAGCGTGCCGGGTTCGGCGCGCCGCTCGCCACGTTCCAGTATGACGCCCGACGCTGCCGGATCGACCTCGAACGTCACTTCGGTGCGCTCGCCGGCCGCTAGCTCGACCCGCTGGAACCCGACCAGTTCCCGGACGGGCGTCACCCGGGAACTGAACTCGTCGGTTCCATAGAGGTGCAGCGTCGTCGATCCCCCTCGGTCGCTGACGTTTTCGACCGCGATGGTCGCCGTGAGACTTCCCTCCGGGCCGACCCGCTCCGTCGACACCGACAGCTCGCCAGTCTCGAAGGCCGCGTAACTCAGGCCGTGGCCGAATGGAAACAGCGGCTCGTATGTCTCGGGATGCTCCGGCGGGCGGGGGTTTTCCTCGCGCGGGCTCCCCTCGATGGGATGGGGGTGTGGGCGGTAGTCGAAATGGGTCGGCAGGTGCCCGGTCGACCGCGGGATTGAGACCGGCAGCGACCCGCCGGGGTCCGCGTCGCCGAAGAGCACGTCGGCGACTGCGTTCCCGCCCTCTGAGCCGGGCAGGTAGGCGAACAGGATCGCCGGCACGTGTTCGGCCGTCCACTCCATAGCGAGCGGGCGGCCGGCGACGAAGACGGCGACGGTCGGCGTCCCGGTTTCTCGGACCGCCCCGAGCAACTCCCGCTGTGCCTCGGGGAGTTCGAGTTGCGAGCGCGTCGGGAACTCGCCGCGGTCGGTCTCGCTACGGTGGAACTCGTGACGGTAGCCCGTTTCGCCGACGACGACCACGGCGGCCTCGCTCGCGTCTGCTGCTTCGCGCGCAGCGTCAAGGTCGACGGTCTCGGTCATCGACGCGCCCTGTTCGCACCGGACCGTCGTTTCGGCTGGAACGGCCCGTTCGATCCCCGCACGAATGGTCGTCCCCGGTGGCTCGGGCTCGGAGATGGTGCTCCAGCCACCGAACTGGTTGCGGAGGTTGTCGGCGTTCGGGCCGAGGACAGCGATCGAGTCGAGACTTGTATCGAGCGGGAGCACGTCGTCTTCGTTCCGGAGCAACGTCATCGACTCGCGGGCGGCCTCGCGAGCGACGGCGCGGTGGTCGTCGGTTCCGACCTGCTCGACCCGGTCCTCGTTGACGTACGGGTCCTCGAAGAGCCCCAGCCGGAACTTCGCTTCGAGGACGCGCCGGACGCTCTCGTCGATTCGCGCCGCTGAGAGATCTCCGGATTCGAGGAGATCGAGCACGCGCTCGGCGTGTTCGACCCCGCCGACGCTCGCGACGTCGACGCCGGCGGTCGTCGCCTGCCAGACGGCTTCGTCCATCGAGCGGGCGGTCCGGTGGTCGTGATGGAGCATGTTGATGCCGTTCCAGTCCGAGACGACGTACCCATCGAAATCCAGTTCTCCCCGGAGCCAGCCTTCCAGATACTCCGTCGAGCCGTGGACGGGATACCCGTTGAGTTCGTTGTACGCGGGCATGATCGAGCCCGCGCCGGCGTCGATCGCAGCCTCGAACGGCGGTCGGAACACCCGCCGGAGGGTGTATTCGGAGACGTCGACCGGCGAGCCGTCCTCGCCCCGGACCGGATCGCTGTAGGCCGGGAAGTGCTTTGGCGTCGCGATCACGTTCCCTTCGTCGCCGATGGCGTCGCCTTGATACCCCCTGACGGCTGCCGCGCTCATCGACGCGCAGAGGGAGGGACTCTCGCCGAAGGTCTCGTAGATGCGGCCCCAGCGGGCCTCACGCCCCACGTCGGCGACCGGATTGAGGTTCTGGTGTGCGCCGGTCGCGGCGACTTCGGTCGCGGTGACGCCCGCCGCGGCTTCGACGAGGGCGGGATCGCGGGTTGCGGCCATGCCGAGGTTATGTGGGAAGACGGTGGTGCCCTTCACGAACCCGTGGCCGTGGTCGGCGTCGACGTAGAACAGTACCGGGATACCGAGTCTGGTGTTCTCGATGGCTTCCCGCTGGAGCGCATTCGCGACCTCGACGCACTCCGCTGGGGTCTCCCAGGGGGAGCCGCCGTGACCGAACGGCGAGACCGCGCCGAGGTGGTGCTCGGTGACAGCCTCGGCGATGCCCGAGACGGTTTCACGACCTGGTCGGAGTGTCGGGGCCGTGCCGACGAGCTGGCCGACTTTCTCCGCGGGCGTCATGCGCGAAAGGAGATCCCCGACGCGGGCTTCGGTAGATCGATTCGGATCTTTGTAAGGCGGGCGTTCGCGCTTCGACGAATCTTCGTCCGGTGGTCGGTTCTCATCCATGGCCCGGCCTTCACTCGCCGGGCCGTTAACCCTTCGACCCGGGGGTGGTCAGGCGTCGGCCGGTCATCCACCGATCGTTCTCACTGTTTTAGGCTAGCCAAAACACATAAGACTGACCGGTCTCCTACGGGGAGACAATGCCACGATCAGACGCTGACGCCGATCGCGAGGCGTCGACGGCGGTTCAGTCCTTCCAATCGTCGCCCGACCGGACAGTTTTCACCGAAGAGGGCAATCCCGACGGCTGGATCGCGA is from Halorhabdus sp. BNX81 and encodes:
- a CDS encoding glycoside hydrolase family 3 N-terminal domain-containing protein, with the translated sequence MDENRPPDEDSSKRERPPYKDPNRSTEARVGDLLSRMTPAEKVGQLVGTAPTLRPGRETVSGIAEAVTEHHLGAVSPFGHGGSPWETPAECVEVANALQREAIENTRLGIPVLFYVDADHGHGFVKGTTVFPHNLGMAATRDPALVEAAAGVTATEVAATGAHQNLNPVADVGREARWGRIYETFGESPSLCASMSAAAVRGYQGDAIGDEGNVIATPKHFPAYSDPVRGEDGSPVDVSEYTLRRVFRPPFEAAIDAGAGSIMPAYNELNGYPVHGSTEYLEGWLRGELDFDGYVVSDWNGINMLHHDHRTARSMDEAVWQATTAGVDVASVGGVEHAERVLDLLESGDLSAARIDESVRRVLEAKFRLGLFEDPYVNEDRVEQVGTDDHRAVAREAARESMTLLRNEDDVLPLDTSLDSIAVLGPNADNLRNQFGGWSTISEPEPPGTTIRAGIERAVPAETTVRCEQGASMTETVDLDAAREAADASEAAVVVVGETGYRHEFHRSETDRGEFPTRSQLELPEAQRELLGAVRETGTPTVAVFVAGRPLAMEWTAEHVPAILFAYLPGSEGGNAVADVLFGDADPGGSLPVSIPRSTGHLPTHFDYRPHPHPIEGSPREENPRPPEHPETYEPLFPFGHGLSYAAFETGELSVSTERVGPEGSLTATIAVENVSDRGGSTTLHLYGTDEFSSRVTPVRELVGFQRVELAAGERTEVTFEVDPAASGVILERGERRAEPGTLRLSCASESVEVVIEGRFGREGWRRPDEG